One region of Gammaproteobacteria bacterium genomic DNA includes:
- a CDS encoding response regulator: MQALLQELTVLVVEPSIPQRKIIVRSLDQAGVGEVRCVDNGSEAFSVANQTLPELIVSSMYLPDMSGADLVHKLRENPNTADIPFMLISSETRFEMLDPVRQAGVVAILPKPFEPAQLEQALRTTATYLEPETLALENYDIANMNVLLVDDSRLSRRHLKRVILDLGFHRVDEAENGQEGISLLKQKHYDLVVTDLNMPVMDGQALVEHIRATDKLKDIPVLMVTSEENQARLANVEKSGVSALCDKPFEPISVKRLLENVLATSRQ, encoded by the coding sequence GGCACTGTTGCAAGAGCTTACCGTTTTGGTTGTTGAACCCTCAATACCACAACGCAAAATCATCGTCCGTTCACTTGATCAGGCAGGCGTGGGTGAGGTTCGCTGTGTAGATAACGGCAGCGAAGCGTTCTCTGTCGCAAACCAAACACTGCCAGAGCTGATTGTCAGCAGTATGTATTTACCTGACATGAGCGGTGCCGATCTTGTCCATAAACTTCGGGAAAATCCAAACACCGCCGATATCCCTTTTATGTTGATTTCGAGCGAAACACGTTTCGAAATGCTCGATCCCGTGCGCCAGGCAGGTGTTGTCGCCATTTTGCCAAAGCCTTTTGAACCAGCCCAGCTTGAACAGGCATTACGAACAACAGCCACCTACCTTGAGCCAGAAACCTTGGCTTTGGAAAACTACGATATTGCCAACATGAATGTCTTGCTCGTTGATGACAGTCGCTTATCTCGCCGTCACTTGAAGCGAGTGATTCTAGATCTCGGCTTCCACCGTGTCGATGAAGCTGAAAATGGCCAAGAAGGTATCTCGCTGCTCAAGCAAAAACACTACGACTTGGTGGTGACCGATCTCAACATGCCAGTCATGGATGGACAAGCCCTCGTAGAACACATCCGCGCCACTGACAAACTGAAAGACATACCGGTGCTCATGGTCACCAGTGAGGAAAACCAAGCGCGCTTGGCCAACGTGGAAAAATCTGGCGTGTCGGCGTTGTGTGATAAACCGTTTGAACCGATTTCAGTCAAACGTCTTTTGGAAAATGTGCTTGCCACCAGTCGGCAATAG